In the genome of Natronomonas salina, the window CCGTATCGAGCCGTTACCCGACACGCAGGTTTTACTGCGGGACCACCCTGCGCCGGGTATGGACGGCAGGGGCGGGCACGGCAGCGGCGGGGACGACGGGGGGACGATCACCTGTCTGTACGTCGACGACGACGAGGCGCTGCTCTCGCTCACCCAGGACTACGTGGAGAGCCAGTACGACCGGTTCGTCATCGAGACGGCGATGGACGCCGAGCAGGGGCTGGCGATGCTCGAGGCCCGCTCGTTCGACGCCGTCGTCTCGGACTACCAGATGCCCGGGATGGACGGCCTGGAGTTCCTGCGGACAGTTCGCGAGGAGCGGGGCGACGACGTCCCGTTCGTCATCTTCACCGGGCAGGGTCGCGAAGCGGTGGCGATGGAGGCGCTGAACCTGGGGGCCGACCGCTACCTCCAGAAGGGCGGCGATCCGACCTCCCAGTACGGCGTCCTCGCCAGGGCCATCGAACAGGAGGTCGACCACCACCGGACCGACCGCCGGCTCCGCGAGCGCGAGGAGCACCTCCGCATCACCCTGGAGTCAATCGGCGACGCGGTCGTCGCGACCGACGCCGAGGGCCGCGTCGAGCGGATGAACGGCGTCGCCGAGCGGCTGACCGGCTGGGACCGGGCGAACGCGGCCGGCCGGCCGCTGTCGGAGGTCTTCGAGATCTACGACCAGGAGACCGGCGAGCCCGCGAGCAACCCCGTCGAGGAGGTGCTGGCCAGCGGCGAGACCGTCGGGCTCGCGAACGGCACCCGCCTGGTCGCCAGGGACGGCACCGAGCGGTACATCGGCGACAGCGCCGCGCCCATCCAGCGGGCGGACGGCGAGATACAGGGCGTCGTGCTCGTCTTCCGCGACGTCAGCGAGCGCTACGAGACGCGGCGCCGCCAGCGGCGCCAGCAGCGCGCGCTCGTCGACCTCTCGACGGACCCGGCGGTCGTCGACGGCGACTTCGGGGCCGCCTGCCGCCGCATCACCGAGCGGGCGGCCGACGTCCTCGACGTCGACCGGACGAGCGTCTGGCTGTTCGACGACGACACCCTCCGCTGTACGGACCTCTACCGCCGACCGTCCGACGTCCACGAGTCGGGGGCGACGCTGGACGCCGACGAGTTCCCGCGGTACTTCGAGGCCTTAGAGCGCCTCCGTGCTATCGACGCCGACGACGTCTACACGGACGAGCGGACCGCGGAGCTGACCCCGTACTTCGAGGCCAACGACGTCCGCTCGCTGCTGGACGGGACCGTCCGCGCGGACGGCGGGGTCGTCGGCGTGGTCTGCTGTGAATCCGTCGGCGAGGCCCGCGAGTGGGCCGACGACGAGGTCCGGTTCGCCGCGGAGCTGGCCGACCAGGTCGACCTGGCGCTGCTCAACCAGGACCGCCGGGAGCGCGAGCACGACCTCGCGCGGACCACCCGGCAGCTGTCGCACCTCTTCGAGCAGTCGCCGCTGGCGGTCGTCGAGTGGACGCTGGACTTCCGCGTCGACCGGTGGAACGACCGCGCCGAGGAGATCTTCGGCTACACCGAACGCGAGGCGCGCGACCGGCACGGCTCCTTCGTCGTCCCGGAGGGCGTCCGCGACGACATCGACGGCGTCTGGGCCGACCTCGTCGCCGACGGCGAGCCCGACCACCGCATCAACGAGAACGTCACGAAGGACGGCGAGACGATCCACTGCGAGTGGCACAACCGGCCCGTGACCGACGACGACGGCGAGGTGGTGAGCGTCCTCAGTCTGGTCCGGGACGTCACCGAGGAGAAGAAGCGCGACCGGCAGTTCCGCGCGTTCGCCGAGAACACCCGCGAGATCGTCTACATCAAGGACACCGACGGTCGCTACGAGTTCATCAACGAGGCCGGCGCGGACTACTTCGACCGGACGCCGGAGGCGGTCGTCGGCTGCTTCGACGGCGAGCTGTTCGACCTCGAGGACGACCGCGCGCTGCTGCCGACCGACGAGGCGGTGCTGTCGACGGAGACCCCGCGGACGGTCGAGGTGACCCAAGCCATCGACGGCGAGGAGTACGTCTTCCTCTCGGACAAGCGCCCCCACTACGACGAGAACGGCCACCTCCAGGGGCTCGTCGGCATCAGCCGCGACATCACCGGGCGGAAGCGACTCGAGAACCTCCTGGAGGCCTTCTACGCGGTCGCGACCGACGGCGACCTCGCTTTCGAGGACCGCATCGGCGAACTGCTCGAGACGCTCTGCTCGGAGCTCGGGCTGGCCAGCGGCTTCCTCGCGCGGACGCGGCCGACGGAGGACCGCTACGAGATCGTCACCGCCGGCGGACCGGGCGCCCGCGCTGGAGCCGGCGAGGTCTACGACCTCAGGGGGACGTTCTGCCGGCACGTCGTCGACAGCGGCGAGGTGCTCACCGTCGACGACGTCGAGGCCGACGGGTACGCCGAGGACCCGGGGCACGCGGCGTTCGGCTTCGAGTGCTACGTCGGCGCGCCGGTGTACGTCGACGGCGCGGTGTGGGGGACGCTCTGTCTGGCCGACCGGGACGCCGACGCCGGTCCGATCGGCGAGATGGGCACGTCGATGGTCGAGCTCGTCTCGGAGTGGGTCGGCCAGGAGATCACCAACTGGCAGCACGAACGGGAGCTGCGCCGCCAGAACGACGCCCTCGAGGACGTCGTGAGCGTCCTCAGCCACGACCTCAAGTCGCCGCTCGGCGTCGCCAAGGGACGGCTCGAACTCGCCCGCGAGGCCGCGGGCGGCTGCGAGCACCTCGCGGAGGCGACGCGGACGCTCGACGAACTCGAGACGCTCGTCGATGACGCGCTGACGCTGGCCGAACAGGGCTGGGAGATCGACGACCCCGAGCGGGTCGACCTCGGGGCGGCGAGCCGCCGCGCGTGGGACAACCTCACCGCGGAGGGGGCGACCCTGGAGGTCGACGCCGGTGCCGAACTCTTCGCCAGCGAGCGCGGGCTGGTGTCGATCCTCCAGAACCTCTTCGAGAACGCCGCCACCCACGCCGAGGCGCCGGTCACCGTCAGCGTCGGCGCGGTGGCCGACGCCGAGGGGTTCTACGTCGCCGACGACGGCCCCGGCATCCCCGCGGACGAACGCGAGGCCGTCTTCGAGCACGGCCACACCACCAGCGACGACGGCACCGGCCTCGGCCTCACCATCGTCGAGCGCGTCGCCGACGCCCACGACTGGTCGATCCGGGTGATCGAGAGCGAAGCGGGCGGCGCGCGCTTCGAGTTCACCAGCCGCGAGATGCTCGCTGAGTGATCAGTCCTCGAGGCCCTCGATCCTGACGCGGTCGCCGGGTTCGACCCCGTCGGCCGCACCGGCGGGCAACTCGACGACGACGTCCGCCGTCGCCCGGCCGCGGCCCGTCCACGCCGACAGCCGCTTCACCGCCTCGACCTCGCCGTCGACCAGCCAGACCGCGTCGATGTCGAAGGGTACGCAGAGCATGTGCAGGCCACGGTTCTTCGCGCGTCCGAACGGGAACACCAGCGCGTAGTCGTCGGGGATCGACCGCCGGAACATCAAGCCGAGCCCCTGCGAGACGATGCCGTCCGCGAGGTCGACGTTCGCGGCGATGGTTCGGGCGTCTCCGTCGGCCGGCTCGTGGACGACGTTCACAGGGACGTAGTGCGGCGCCGTCTCGCAAAAATGCTCGTGCCGGCTCGGCAGGTGGGAGCCGCCTCGGTGGACTGCGGAATCACCGACGGGACCCGCCTAGGTCCACTCGTCGACCCGCATCCGGATCTCCGTGTCGGGCTCGAGGTTGACGCTGAAGTCGGGGCCGACGTCGGGGACGGTGTCGTCGGCGAAGGTCCAGCGGCGCTCGGCGACGACGGCCGAGAGCACGAGCGGCAGTTCGAGCATCGCGAACTCCCGGCCGGTGCACATGTGGGCGCCGGCGGAGAACGGGAAGTAGGCGAACTCGTGGCGGTCGGGGTCCCGCTCGTCGCGGAAGCGGTCGGGGTCGAAGGCCCCTGGGCAGTGCCAGAACCGGTCGTCGCGGTGGGTGAGATAGGGCGAGATGACGATCGTCGAGCCCTCGGCGACGGTGTAGCCGCCGAGCTCGACGGGCTCCTTCGTCTCGCGGCCGATGAGCGGCACGGAGGGGTAGAGCCGCATCGTCTCCTCGACGACCCGGGTGGCCTCGCCGAGTTCGCCCATCGTCTCCAGGGAGGGCGAGTCGAGGTCGACGTCGCGGACCGAGTCGTGGAGCCGGCGGTGGGCGGCGGGGTTCGAGGCCAGCAGGTACCACGCCCACGTCAGCGCGGCGGCGATGGTGGTGTGGCCGGCGACGATGAACGTCACGACCTCGTCGCGGATCTCCTCGTCGGTCATCGTCTCGCCGGTGACCCGGTCCTCGGCGGTGAGCAGCAGCGCCAGGAGGTCGTCCTCGGCCTCGGGGTCGTCGCGGCGCTCCGCGATCAGCTCCTCGGCGACGGTCGACAGCACCTCCCGTGCGTCGTGGATGCGGCGGTTCTCGGGGGTGGGCATCCACAGCGGCGCGGCGACGGGCGCGTAGTTGCGGCGCTTGAACCCCTCGCGGAGCGTCGTCAGCGCCTCGTAGACGTCGGCCTCCCGGGCCTCGAGGTCCGTGCTGAACAGCGCCTGGCCGATGATTCGCATCGCGATGCGCTTGCACTCCCGGAGGAGTTCGAACTCGTCGCCGGGCTCGAGTTCGGCGACGGCGCGGCGGGCCTCGTCGACGAACAGCCGGCAGAACCGCTCGACGCTGTGCCGGCGGAACATCGGCGTGATCATCCGGGTCTGGCGGAGCCAGTGGTCGCCGTCGCTGGTGACGAGGCCGTCGCCCATGACGACCTTGAAGTCCTCGCGGGCGCGGGTGTCGTGGGCGCGGAACTTCGTCTGGTCCGTCTGGAGGACGGTGCGGATGTCGTCGGGGTGGCAGACGAGGTAGCCGCTCCCGCCGATGCTGGGGTGGTAGGGGAACTTCACCACGTCGCCGTAGTGGTCCTGGAGCGTGGTCGCGGATTCCAGCGGGTCGTTCCTGATGGCGCCCGGGATGAGCGTGACGAGGTCGCGCGTTCCGGGGCCGGGCGGCCCTGCGGAGCTCATGTGTCGCAATACTTGCCGGAAGGATATAACGGCTGTTAGCAAATCACATAATGAGGCGCCCCCTAATGCACGGGGGCAATCAGAACCGAGGTCCCGCGGCGGGACGCGGGAGGAACGAGGGGGAGTGCGCCGGACGGAGACGGTGGGGACCGCTACCGGCAGTCGAGGAGGTCGACGACGTCCTCGCTGTCGGCGGTGATCCAGGTCGTCAGGAGTTCGTCGCCGACGGCGTCGCCGGGGACGAAGGTGAACTCCTCGCGGTCGCCGTTCGCGCCGTTGCTGAAGACCTCCAGGGCGGGCGGGGCGGGTTCGGGGGCGAGGCGGTCCGTCTGGGGGCGGCCGTTCGTGTCGATCATGGGTCTACGCGCTACACTTCGCCTCGTCGACATATAATCCCGGACGGTGATTCCCGGACGGCGAGAATCTGTCCGATACCGGTACTCTCTCCCCGCGCCGGACTCGGCCACTCACACGTACAGCAGCGGGACCATCAGCAGGACGCCCGCGAGGACGCCGCCGACGAGTTCGGGCTTGCCGCCGCTCGGCAGGTCGACGCCGGTCTCGAGGGCCTCCGGGACGAACTCGGTGAGCACGAGGTAGATCATCGCGCCGGCGGCGAAACCGAACCCGAACGGCAGGAACTCGCGGGCCAGTCGGACGAACGCGAAGGCGACCACCGCGCCGACGGGCTGGGGGAGGCTCGAGAACACGGCCCACCAGACCATCTTCCACTCCGAGACGTCCATCGCCCGCAGCGGGATGGCGATGGCGGTCCCCTCGGGGACGTTGTGGATGGAGATGGCGACGGTCATGAAGACCGCCAGCGCGGGCACCGTAAAGCCGAGGACCGTGGCGCCGGTCCCGAGGTTCAGATCGGCGAAGGAGACGCCGACCGCCACGCCCTCCGGGAAGCTGTGGACCGTCAGCACCCCCAGGACGAGCAGGAGCTTCCGGAAGTCCGCCTCCTCGTACTCCCGGGGGTCGACCTCGGCGTTGCTGATGACCCGGTGGGCGACGACGACGAGCGCGACCCCGACGGCCATCCCAGCGAGGATCTCCAGGGGCGTCCCCTCGGCGAGACCCTCCTCGACGAGCCCGAACAGCGACGCCGAGAGCATGATGCCGGAGGCCAGCCCCCACAGCACCACGTTCCAGCGGTCGCCGATGTCGTCGAAGAAGAAGAACGGCAGCGCGCCGAGGCCCGTCGCCAGCGCCGTGACGAGCCCGGCGACGAACACCAGCGCGAGGTTCGCGAGTAGCCCCATCAGTACGTTCCTCTCGGGCGCCGCGGCGCAAAGAGCTTCGCCCGATGTGGTTCGGTGAACGGACCGGTCAGTCGGCCGACCGCAGGCGGACCCGGACGCCGTCCGTGTCGGTGACCTCGAATCCCTCATCGGTCTCCGCTACCGAGACGTCGCGACCGGAGAGGCGCTCCCGTACCGTTTCGAGATCTTCGGGCTCGGGCACGACGACCTCGAACCAGGCCAGGCCGCGTCCCGACGCCGGGTCGGTCCGCCCCTGCCAGGTGTTCGCGCCGACGTGGTGGTGGTAGCCGCCGGCGCCGACGAACCGCGCCCGGGGGACCGTCGCCTGCACGTCGAAGCCCAGTCCGTCGACGAAGACGTCCTCGAACGCCGCCAGCGAGGTGACCTCGAGGTGGACGTGCCCGAGGTCGGTGCCCGGCGGCGCTCCCTCGCCGCCGCCCGCGGCCGCCGCGACGCCCTCGACGTCGAGGGGGTCGGTCGTCATCCGGACCGCCGTGTCGTCGCCGGCCGGCCACTCCTCTCGCGGGTAGTCGCGGTAGATCTCGACGCCGTTGCCCTCCGGGTCGGTGAGGTAGAGTGCCTCGCTGACACCGTGGTCGGAGGCGCCGTCGAGGCGCCAGCGCTCGCGGACCCGCCGCAGCGCGTCGCCGAGCGCGGCCCGGGAGGGCACCCGGAAGGCATTGTGGTACAGCCCCGCCGCCGACCGGGGGCGCTCGGGGGCCTCCGGCGCGGCCTCGAGGACGAGCAGCGGCGTCTCTCCGACGCCCAGCGTCGTCGACTCGTCGTCCCGCGCCAGCACCTCGAGGCCGACCACTCGGCCGTAGAACTCCGTCAGTCGCTCGGGGTCGCCGACTCCCAGCGCCGTCCGTCCGAGGCGCGTCTCGTCGGGCAGCGTCGCGGGGGCGGAATCGGTTGTCACTACCCGACTAGAGGGGCGGGACGCTGTTCAACGCATCGGCCGCAGCGCTGCGGCGAGGTAGCCCCGGGCCTGCAGGCGGGCGCCGTCGCCAGAGCACGTTCTTGGCGTCCGTGTCGCCGGCCGGGCCGGCCGACGAGGCTCACCGTCGTCAGGTCGGTCGGCAGAGGATTCGCCCGCCCGCCTCAGTTCCCCTGGATGGCGTCGATGACCATCGCGGCGGCGATGACGGCCTCCTTCGGGACGTTGCTCGCGTCGTCGATGGTGATCTCGTAGCGGTCGCGGAACGAAAACTGGCCGTCGACGGTCCCGACGTGGCCGCCGCTGGCGTCCGTGATCTCGTACTTGTGGGGGATGAGTTCGCCGAAGGGGAGGTAGTGCCGCGCCAGCGTCACGAGCGCGCCGCGGGAGTCGATCCGCGCGAGGACCGACCCCGAGTCGGCCGCCCGGACGGTCCAGGTGTCCTGGAGCACCGAGAAGTCGTTGTCGAGGACGACGAGTTCCTCGCCGGTCCGGGCGTCCGAGAGGACGTAGTTGCCCGCGACGTCGACGATGCCCGCGGCCTTCACGGTGAAGACGTCGTCTCCGTCGGCGTCGACGAACGGGAACTCCTCCTTCATCCGGAACATCTTCTGCTTGCCGCGGAGGACGACGTTGCCGTCGGCGTCGGAGGCGACGTACTTGTTCCGGATCAGGCTCTGCTCGACCGTGTAGCGGTCGTCGGAGAGGTCGATGCCCGCGATGTCCAGGGCGGCGTCTGCCATGGGTTCCAGTGGCCCGCCATCCGGTTAGTAGTTTACCCCCGCCCGATGGCGTCCTCGAAGTCCCACTCCGCGGCGCGGCGCTCGGCCTCCTCGCGGGCGGACTCCCGGATCTCGGCGACCGCGGCTTCGTCCTCGAGGAACGCCTCCAGGGCGCCGCGGTCGTCGGCGTTCCCGGCGCGGTCGGTGCTCGCGGCCGCCCGGGTCCGTTCCGCGAGCGCGGCGTCGCCGGCGAGCCGCTCCGCGGGCATCCCCGCCGGCACGCGGAGCGCGTCGGCGTCGTGGGGGACGTCCAGCGCGGCGGCGTCGACGGCGTACAGCTCGACCCGGTAGGGCCCGGCGCCGACGTCGGCGAGGGCGGGCGGCCCGCCGCGGTCGGTGCCGGCGTGGTAGGCCAGCGCCGGGACGCCGCCCTCGAAGGTGAGTACGCCGCGGTCGTCGGCGTCGTCCAGCAGCACGTCCCGCGGCGCCAGCACTGCGTAGCCGTCCAGCCGGCGGTCCAGTGCGTCCTCGAGGGCGGGCGCGAGGTCGGTGACGACGCGCGAGCGGAGCAGCTCGCCCTCGGGGATCATGGCGGGTCGGGGATGACGGCGGTGCGGAACCGCTCGGCGACGTCGTCGGCGTCGCCTGCGCGGGGTTCCAGGGCCGCGGCGGCCTCGCGGTAGGCGGCCGCCGCCGGGGCCTCGGGGGCGTGCTCGAGGAGCGGTTCGCCGGCCGACCGGGCGGCGCGGGCGGCGTCGCTCTCGGGGACCGTCGCCAGCAGCGGTCCCTCGAAGTAGCGGTCGGCCTTCGCGGCGACGTCCTCGACGTCGCCCTGGACCCGGTTGAACAGCGTCCCCGCCACGCCGGTGTCGTACGAGAGCGCGTACTCCTGGACCTTCAACCCGTCCGAGATGGCGGGGATGGTCGGCTGGAGGACGACCACCACGCGGTCGGCGAGGACGATGGGGAGGACGGCGCTCTTCGAGCCGAGCGTCGCCGGCGAGTCCAGGAGGAGGACGTCGGTGTCGGCGGCGAGTTCGGCGACGACGTCGCGCAGCCGCGCCGGCTCGGCGGCCTCGAAGGCGGCCAGCGACGTCCCGCAGGGGACGACTGACAGTCCGAAGCGCTCGTAGGTCGCCGCCGCGACGGGCGCGCCGCCGTCGACGAGGACGTCGTGCAGCGTCGTCTCGACGTCCGCGAGGCCGGCGTGGAACAGCAGGTTCGCCATCCCCGTGTCGGCATCCACGACGGTGACGTCGTACTCCTTCGCCAGGGCCATCCCGAGGGCGAGCGTGCTCGTCGTCTTGCCCGTGCCCCCCTTCCCGGAGGCGACCGCGAACGCCTCGACCATTGCGTTCGACTCCCGCGCTACCGAATATAAGGGTTGGGGATTCGGCCGTGACAATATTCGCCGGAAAGTGGATTATCGTTCATTAAGATTTAAGACTATGAGGGTTCTCGAACCAAGTAGATGACCCGCGACGAAATCGAGCCGATGGTTCCGGTCATGCCCCAGGACGACACTACCGAGACGATCCGCGCCGACGGCGGCCTCCGCAAGCGCTTCGACGCGGACGAGGTAGACGCCCCGCTCGTCCCGGACCTCCGCTAGAGTCGTTCGCTTCTCCAGTTTTCGTCTTCTCCAGGTGGACAGTCCCGACTCCGGCAGCCGATTTTCTCTCCCGTTCGACGGACGAAGTCGAGACCGGCTCTCGGAGACGGGCGGCCCTCAGACCACGTCGCCGCGGACGGTGACGCCCTCCTGGGCGTCCTGGTAGGCCTTCAGCTCGTCGGCGGCCGTCCGGGCCTCCTCGTCCTCCATCCCGAGCATCTCGAGGGCCGCGGACAGCGTCGGGAAGACGAACTCGCCGTCCTCCAGCTTCCGGAACGCTTCGTCGCTCGTCTGCCCGCCGTCCTCCGTGTCCACCCACAGGCAGGCGGCCCGCGGGTCGAGCAGCTGGGAGTAGTCCTCGCGGGCGCGGGCGCCCTTCAGCCGCTGGGTGACGTTGTTCTCGAAGCCGGTGTTGCAGACCTCGAGGTGGACGGGTTCGTCCTCCGCCAGCAGGTGGGCGGCGAGGCACTTCTCGGGGGCGACGTGGCCGTTGGCGTTGGCGCGGACGTACTCGGGGTGGTCGTCGGCCCACGCCGCGGAGACGGTCTTGCCGACGCCGTCGACGCCGAGGCGCTCCCGGAACTCGTCCTCGCGGTCGGGGGCGTCCTTGAACAGCAGGTCCTTCGTGACGTAGACGTCGAGGCGCTCGACGGGGTCCATCCCGAGGACGACGTCGCCGTAGACCCACACCTCCCGGACGGGCACCGGCATGGGGTCGGCGGCGACCGTCTCGACGATCTCGCGGAGTCGGGCGACGGCCTCCTCGCGGCTGAAACTCATTGCCAGGGGTAGACGGCCGCGGAAGAAAACAATCACGGAGCCGAGGCGAGCGTTTTTCCGGCCCCCCGCTCGATTGCACCCATGTCAGCAACGAGCCACGAGTGGGACGGCGCGGGCGCCGCCGGCGCGGAGACGGCCGGCGAGCGACTCCAGGGGTGGTCGGTCGCCGCCGTCGGGGTCGCCCTCACCGCGCTGCCGCTCGTCGGAACCACCGGTGCGGACGCGTTCTTCACGGTGCCCGAGGCGGTGCCGCCGCTGCTCGTCGCGCTGGGCATCGCCGTGGTCGGCGGGGCCCTCCGGCGGTCGGCGTTCACGCCGGCAGACGTCGCGATCATCGCCGGCTGGGTGGCCGTCACCGCCCTCGGCCTCGGGTTCGTCGTCGGCCTCGCGGCGCTGGTGCTGTCCGACGACCCGGTCTCGGTCGGCCTGTACGTCACCTCCTTCGTCGCGCCCATCGGGGCCGGCGGCGGCGTCGTCGCGGGCTACACCGACGCCCGGCGGCGCCGCCAGTACCGCCAGACGAAGCGGACCCAGCGGGCCCTCGAGACCTCGACGGACGGCATCACCATCCTCGACGAGGACGGCGAGTACGTCACGGTGAACCGCGCGCACGCGGAGGTGTACGGCTACGACGACCCCGAGGAACTGGTCGGCGAGCCGTGGCAGATATGTTACGACGACGCGGAGCGAAAGCGCCTCGAGACGGAGATCATGCCGGGCGTCGAGGCCGGCGAGCCGTGGCGGGGCGAGGCCACCGGCAAGCGCGCCGACGGGACGACCTTCCCGCAGGAGCTGACGCTGACGCCGATGGACGACGGCGGCCACGTCTGCATCGTCCGCGACATCGGCGACCGGCGCGAGCAGGACCGGAAGCTCCGCGAGCAGAAGCGCCGCCTCCGGAGCATCATCGAGAACGTCCCCATCATCCTCTTCTCGGTCGACGACACCGGCGAGATCGTCCTCTCGGAGGGGAAGGGGCTGTCCTCGATGGGCTTCGAACCGGGTGAGGCCGTCGGGTCCTCGATCTTCGACATCTACGCCGACGTCCCGGCGGTCGCGGCGGCCACCCGGAGAGCGCTCGACGGCGAGCACGTCCACGAGACCGCCACCCTCGGCGACCGCGTCCTCGAGGCGTGGTTCACCCCCGTCTACGACGACGCGGGCGAGGTCGACCGCGTCATCGGCACCGCGATGGACGTCACGGACAGACACGAGCGCGAGCAGGAGCTCGCGGAGCTCCACGAGGCGAGCCGCCGCCTCAACTACGCCACCACCCCCGAGGAGGTCGCCCAGACCACCGTCGACATCGCCGAGGAGGTCTTCGACATGCCCGTGTCGACGCTCTGGCGGTACGACCCCGCTGACGACTGCCTCCGGCACGTAGCGATGACAGACTCCAGCGAGGCGATCCTCGGCGTCGACGCGGTCGACGAACTCGCCCCCATCACCGCCGACGAACTCGGGATGGAGGTGTTCCGCGAGGGCGAACTCCGCGTCGTCGAGGTCTACCGGACGGTCGCCAACCGGGCGCTCGACGTCCCGTTCGGGACCGTCATCCTCGTCCCGCTCGGCGGGCAGGGCCTCCTCGAGGTCGGCCAGCGCGAGGTCCGGACCGTCTCGGAGGAGACCCGCCGGCGCGCCGACATCCTGGGGCTGAACGCCCAGGCCGCGCTGGACCGCGCCGACCAGCAGGCGCTCCTGCGGGAGCGCACCCGCGAACTCGAGGTCCGGACCTCCCAGATGGACTTCATCAACAGCATCATCAGACACGACGTGCTCAACGGGATGACGGTCATCCGCTCGCGGGCGGCGTTCCTCCAAGAGGACCTGGAGGGCCGCCACGCCGAGTTCGCCGACACCATCGTCCGGTGGTGCGACAACATCGTCGCCTTCGTCGAGCGCGTCCAG includes:
- a CDS encoding DUF7095 family protein → MSFSREEAVARLREIVETVAADPMPVPVREVWVYGDVVLGMDPVERLDVYVTKDLLFKDAPDREDEFRERLGVDGVGKTVSAAWADDHPEYVRANANGHVAPEKCLAAHLLAEDEPVHLEVCNTGFENNVTQRLKGARAREDYSQLLDPRAACLWVDTEDGGQTSDEAFRKLEDGEFVFPTLSAALEMLGMEDEEARTAADELKAYQDAQEGVTVRGDVV
- a CDS encoding ZIP family metal transporter, with the translated sequence MGLLANLALVFVAGLVTALATGLGALPFFFFDDIGDRWNVVLWGLASGIMLSASLFGLVEEGLAEGTPLEILAGMAVGVALVVVAHRVISNAEVDPREYEEADFRKLLLVLGVLTVHSFPEGVAVGVSFADLNLGTGATVLGFTVPALAVFMTVAISIHNVPEGTAIAIPLRAMDVSEWKMVWWAVFSSLPQPVGAVVAFAFVRLAREFLPFGFGFAAGAMIYLVLTEFVPEALETGVDLPSGGKPELVGGVLAGVLLMVPLLYV
- a CDS encoding DUF192 domain-containing protein, which codes for MNVVHEPADGDARTIAANVDLADGIVSQGLGLMFRRSIPDDYALVFPFGRAKNRGLHMLCVPFDIDAVWLVDGEVEAVKRLSAWTGRGRATADVVVELPAGAADGVEPGDRVRIEGLED
- a CDS encoding VOC family protein, which codes for MTTDSAPATLPDETRLGRTALGVGDPERLTEFYGRVVGLEVLARDDESTTLGVGETPLLVLEAAPEAPERPRSAAGLYHNAFRVPSRAALGDALRRVRERWRLDGASDHGVSEALYLTDPEGNGVEIYRDYPREEWPAGDDTAVRMTTDPLDVEGVAAAAGGGEGAPPGTDLGHVHLEVTSLAAFEDVFVDGLGFDVQATVPRARFVGAGGYHHHVGANTWQGRTDPASGRGLAWFEVVVPEPEDLETVRERLSGRDVSVAETDEGFEVTDTDGVRVRLRSAD
- a CDS encoding DUF7511 domain-containing protein, which gives rise to MIDTNGRPQTDRLAPEPAPPALEVFSNGANGDREEFTFVPGDAVGDELLTTWITADSEDVVDLLDCR
- a CDS encoding PAS domain-containing protein, which codes for MDGRGGHGSGGDDGGTITCLYVDDDEALLSLTQDYVESQYDRFVIETAMDAEQGLAMLEARSFDAVVSDYQMPGMDGLEFLRTVREERGDDVPFVIFTGQGREAVAMEALNLGADRYLQKGGDPTSQYGVLARAIEQEVDHHRTDRRLREREEHLRITLESIGDAVVATDAEGRVERMNGVAERLTGWDRANAAGRPLSEVFEIYDQETGEPASNPVEEVLASGETVGLANGTRLVARDGTERYIGDSAAPIQRADGEIQGVVLVFRDVSERYETRRRQRRQQRALVDLSTDPAVVDGDFGAACRRITERAADVLDVDRTSVWLFDDDTLRCTDLYRRPSDVHESGATLDADEFPRYFEALERLRAIDADDVYTDERTAELTPYFEANDVRSLLDGTVRADGGVVGVVCCESVGEAREWADDEVRFAAELADQVDLALLNQDRREREHDLARTTRQLSHLFEQSPLAVVEWTLDFRVDRWNDRAEEIFGYTEREARDRHGSFVVPEGVRDDIDGVWADLVADGEPDHRINENVTKDGETIHCEWHNRPVTDDDGEVVSVLSLVRDVTEEKKRDRQFRAFAENTREIVYIKDTDGRYEFINEAGADYFDRTPEAVVGCFDGELFDLEDDRALLPTDEAVLSTETPRTVEVTQAIDGEEYVFLSDKRPHYDENGHLQGLVGISRDITGRKRLENLLEAFYAVATDGDLAFEDRIGELLETLCSELGLASGFLARTRPTEDRYEIVTAGGPGARAGAGEVYDLRGTFCRHVVDSGEVLTVDDVEADGYAEDPGHAAFGFECYVGAPVYVDGAVWGTLCLADRDADAGPIGEMGTSMVELVSEWVGQEITNWQHERELRRQNDALEDVVSVLSHDLKSPLGVAKGRLELAREAAGGCEHLAEATRTLDELETLVDDALTLAEQGWEIDDPERVDLGAASRRAWDNLTAEGATLEVDAGAELFASERGLVSILQNLFENAATHAEAPVTVSVGAVADAEGFYVADDGPGIPADEREAVFEHGHTTSDDGTGLGLTIVERVADAHDWSIRVIESEAGGARFEFTSREMLAE
- a CDS encoding cytochrome P450, which gives rise to MSSAGPPGPGTRDLVTLIPGAIRNDPLESATTLQDHYGDVVKFPYHPSIGGSGYLVCHPDDIRTVLQTDQTKFRAHDTRAREDFKVVMGDGLVTSDGDHWLRQTRMITPMFRRHSVERFCRLFVDEARRAVAELEPGDEFELLRECKRIAMRIIGQALFSTDLEAREADVYEALTTLREGFKRRNYAPVAAPLWMPTPENRRIHDAREVLSTVAEELIAERRDDPEAEDDLLALLLTAEDRVTGETMTDEEIRDEVVTFIVAGHTTIAAALTWAWYLLASNPAAHRRLHDSVRDVDLDSPSLETMGELGEATRVVEETMRLYPSVPLIGRETKEPVELGGYTVAEGSTIVISPYLTHRDDRFWHCPGAFDPDRFRDERDPDRHEFAYFPFSAGAHMCTGREFAMLELPLVLSAVVAERRWTFADDTVPDVGPDFSVNLEPDTEIRMRVDEWT
- a CDS encoding LURP-one-related/scramblase family protein; translation: MADAALDIAGIDLSDDRYTVEQSLIRNKYVASDADGNVVLRGKQKMFRMKEEFPFVDADGDDVFTVKAAGIVDVAGNYVLSDARTGEELVVLDNDFSVLQDTWTVRAADSGSVLARIDSRGALVTLARHYLPFGELIPHKYEITDASGGHVGTVDGQFSFRDRYEITIDDASNVPKEAVIAAAMVIDAIQGN
- a CDS encoding AAA family ATPase, producing the protein MVEAFAVASGKGGTGKTTSTLALGMALAKEYDVTVVDADTGMANLLFHAGLADVETTLHDVLVDGGAPVAAATYERFGLSVVPCGTSLAAFEAAEPARLRDVVAELAADTDVLLLDSPATLGSKSAVLPIVLADRVVVVLQPTIPAISDGLKVQEYALSYDTGVAGTLFNRVQGDVEDVAAKADRYFEGPLLATVPESDAARAARSAGEPLLEHAPEAPAAAAYREAAAALEPRAGDADDVAERFRTAVIPDPP